AATATCCCTCTCCCACGGGAGAGGAACTTTTTCCCCCTTCTCCCTTCGACTTCGCTCAGGGCAGCGCCTGCGGGAGAAGGGGGCAGGGGGATGAGGGGCAGCCATTACATAACTCATTTAGGTTTGCTATAGTTTAATGAAAACCCTACAAGAGAAGCTAGTTAGGGGTCGCCGTCACTGTGACTTGATACTCATAAGTCCCAGCAGGTAAGCCATTGGCATTAGCATTCTTGCCCACAACCATCATGACCTCATAAGGACTGTTATTAGCAGTAGGTATTGTTGTTGTAGGGGCATTCCACGGCAAACTGTTGCTAAACTGGCCGTTGCCATTTGTTGTGAACACGGGTAACGCGGGGTTGAATAAAGCTGCTTGAACAATATCGGGGTTGAACCCAGCCGGGGCCTGAATTTTCACTGGGGCACTAATAGAAAGAGAGCTAGGGGCTGTACAGTTGACTGTTACAGACCCTGACGTACCAGTATTGCTGAGATAACTTTCAGCCATCAGGTATTCAGCCGTGGCACTGGGCTGCACCAATGTACCATTCTGAACGTTACTAAACGTGCAGGTGCTGCTCACAGTGCCATTGAAGTTGACAGTTGTGCTGTTTTGGGCTTGGGCTTTGGGAGCCAAGGTTACAGCACCGAGGATAGCCAGGGCACTTGCGAGGGCGAGATGACGGTTTTTCATGGTTGGGATGTTTATGAGTATGTTAGGGTGTCCTATTTATAAGACGTTTGTGGGGGTGAGTTTGTGAAATGTTTTGTGATGCTCTCTTTCCCCTTCTCCCGTGGGAGAAGGGGGTAGGGGGATGAGGGCAACTGTTGATAACAATCGATGTAATGCGAGCATCTTGCTCGCTGTTGTTTTCCCTAACGCACTCTGGGAGACCTATTGCCCTATTTTAGCTGAAACAGTCCAGTAGTCCCATGACCGCGCTAAAATGGTGGGTTACGGCGGATTGAGAGATTGCTGTCAGAGCCTAGGTTTTAGCCGCCTAACCCACCCTACCTTAATGCCCTATTTTAGTCACGACAGTAGTGCCTTGACAACCCTAAAATGGTGGGTTACGGCGGATTGAGAGATTGCTGTCAGAGCCTAGGTTTTAGCCGCCTAACCCACCCTACCTTAATGCCCTATTTTAGTCACGACAGTAGTGCCTTGACAACCCTAAAATGGTGGGTTACGGCGGATTGAGAGATTGCTGTCAGAGCCTAGGTTTTAGCCGCCTAACCCACCCTACCTTAATGCCCTATTTTAGTCACGACAGTAGTGCCTTGACAACCCTAAAATGGTGGGTTACGGCGGATTGAGAGATTGCTGTCAGAGCCTAGGTTTTAGCCGCCTAACCCACCCTACCTTAATGCCCTATTTTAGTCACGACAGGGTTGAAAGAATCGCCCCCAACCGGTTCCCGGCCCATCAGCAGTCCAGCGATATTTCATTTCATAGCGACTGTAAATAGCACTACGACCATTTTCAACTGCACCCTTGTAATTATCATGTATAGAACCATAGGGATCGTTGACAATAAAATCACCGTTTTCAGTGCGTCCGCGCACAACAATAATATGTCCAGATCCAGAAGGATTTTCAGTTGTGCCTCTATGCAAAATACCAATGACCACTGGACGACCTGCTTCGAGTTCTCGATAGACATCCTCAAAATCGAGATTGATATGCCAACTGCTGTTCAGGCCGAAATGGGATAAGGCTTGTCCTTGAACGGTATGATCGATGCTATCTCCATATTGACAAACGACTTTTAGGTAGGCATCATCTCCCTGTTTTCCGGGTAAAGTTCCTGGGCGGAAATACTCTAAACACATGGCACAGGAAGAGGCATTACAGGTTCCCGTGGGATCTATATAGTTATCGGTTTGGGGGAACCAGGGAACATCAAGCAAAATTTTCTTGAAACTCCGTTGAGAGAGAATACTTTTGGCTTTTTGGTAGTAATGTTTGCGGTCTTCCAAGCCATTATAGCCACCATTTACGGCTTGGGTGACTTCTTCAACGGTTGCACCGCGATCGCACAATTCATTCATGCGGTTATTTTGCCACCAAAAACCGGCACTGCTAAAGGGATAATTTTTGGCAACATAATCACAGCCTTCCATGATTTTTGCATCGCCCCTGAAGTTACAAAAGGCTTGATAGTTGCTGCGTCCTGTTAATTGGATTGCCCCAGCACCTTTATATTTTGGCCCATCCCCTGGGTTAATATTTCCTAAATCATCTCTTCCTTCTAAATATGAGCCATCACCAAGTTCTTTGAGATACTTCAAGCCACCGGACTCATGGGCAATTTGGCTGAGGAAGTGAAATAATCTATCTTTGGTATTGATTTGATAAACATGCAAGCAATGGTTGAGATCTTTGAGTTCTTCTGGATAGATGGGATTGCCAAATAATTGCTCTGCTTGCTCTTGGGTAATTAGGGTGAGTTCTGGATCTAAGCTTAAACCGTCCCAATGTTTAGCAAAAACATAGAATGTGCCCGAATTGGCAGCTAAGGTGACTTTGATATGACCATTATCGGCCGCTTCTAGGGCTTCAAAGCCATAACTTTTTCCGGCTGGAACATCCACGATTTGTTCGGGTTTCAGTTGACCGGCTTCTAGAGGCAATTTCTTCAGTTTCGTGTTTGCCTTGGCTTTCATGTATTTCATGGGCTTAATTGGGTTGTAAACGCTATTAAGGAGACGTAAATACTACCCGTTTTCTGAATTTATCAGGTTTTTTACTGTTATATAGTAAACCTAAATGAGTTATGTAATGGCTGCCCCTCATCCCCCTACCCCTTCTCCCGCAGGAGAAGGGGAGCATATAGTCCCTCTCCCGTGGGAGAGGGATTAGGGAGAGGGCATTTAGTGAGTTATGTAATGGTTGCCCCTCATCCCCCAGCCCCTTCTCCCGCAGGAGAAGGGGAGCATATAGTCCCTCTCCCGTGGGAGAGGGATTAGGGAGAGGGCATTTAGTGAGTTATGTAATGGTTGCCCCTCATCCCCCTACCCCTTCTCCCGCAGGAGAAGGGGAGCAGAAGCTAAAGAGTGGGGAGGGGGGTTTCCGCAAGCGGACATGAATACAAAAATAGTTGTCAGTCTACAAAATTTGGGTATAACCCGCCCCTACGGATAACTTAATTTAAATAAATATAATATTAATCAAAAATCGCTTTCATCGGTATCTTCTAAGGTGGTTAAAGTGGCTGATAAAAAGCCTAGTAATGAGCCGAGGACAACGTTAAAGGCTTGATTGGCCATGTTGTTGATGGCTTCTATATTTTGAACTTCTGATGCGATCATCTGAGTATAGAGGTCTAATTCTTCAGGGGTGGTAATTAGATCGAGTTGTTCAATATGCTCCTGACGAGAGGCAAAACCGTTATTGTAAAAGAAGGTGACAAATCCAGTAAAGGTTAACAAAATTGCATAAATGGATAGGATCGTATACCAAATGGGTTTGCCTATAATATTTGTTGCGGGATTATCGGGGGCTTTGTTTATATTGTCCGATGCCGTGGCTGCTTTAATTCGGTCGATCTTTTCTCGGTCTGTCCGTAAGAGTTGAGCTGGGGGATGGGATTGATTCTGTAAGGGCATTGTTTACCGTTTTGATATCAATGTAGAAGATAAAAAAGATACGATTTTGCCCACAACCATACCGACCCTATAAGTACTGTTATTAGTAGCAGATATTGGTGTTGTAGAGCTATTCCACGGAGAACTGTTGCTAAACTGGCCATTGCCATTGGTTGTAGTCTCAGACCCTGTGTCGTTGTATAAAACAGCTTGAACAATATCGGGGTTGAACCCATGCGGAGCCTGAAGTTTCACTGGGGGGCTGATAGAGAGATTGCTAGGGCCTGTACAGTTGACTGTTAGAAGCCCTGTTTGACCAGTGTTCGATACAGGTTCAGCCATCAGGTATTCAGCCGTAGCACTGGGCTGCTGCAATGTACCATTGGCAACGTTAGTAAACGTGCAGGAGCTGGTCACATTCCCATTGAAGTTGACGGTTGTGCTGTTTTGGGCTTGGGCTTTGGGAGCAAAGGCTACAGCGCTGAGGATTGCCAGGGCACTTGCGAGGGCAAAACGGATAGTGTTCATGGTTGAGATTTTTATATCTATGGTTAGGGTGTTCTATCTTTAAGACGTTTGTGGGGGTGAATTTGTGAAATTTTTGAGTTAATGCCC
This genomic window from Roseofilum capinflatum BLCC-M114 contains:
- a CDS encoding C39 family peptidase — its product is MKYMKAKANTKLKKLPLEAGQLKPEQIVDVPAGKSYGFEALEAADNGHIKVTLAANSGTFYVFAKHWDGLSLDPELTLITQEQAEQLFGNPIYPEELKDLNHCLHVYQINTKDRLFHFLSQIAHESGGLKYLKELGDGSYLEGRDDLGNINPGDGPKYKGAGAIQLTGRSNYQAFCNFRGDAKIMEGCDYVAKNYPFSSAGFWWQNNRMNELCDRGATVEEVTQAVNGGYNGLEDRKHYYQKAKSILSQRSFKKILLDVPWFPQTDNYIDPTGTCNASSCAMCLEYFRPGTLPGKQGDDAYLKVVCQYGDSIDHTVQGQALSHFGLNSSWHINLDFEDVYRELEAGRPVVIGILHRGTTENPSGSGHIIVVRGRTENGDFIVNDPYGSIHDNYKGAVENGRSAIYSRYEMKYRWTADGPGTGWGRFFQPCRD